A DNA window from Salvelinus sp. IW2-2015 linkage group LG4q.1:29, ASM291031v2, whole genome shotgun sequence contains the following coding sequences:
- the ces3 gene encoding fatty acyl-CoA hydrolase precursor, medium chain, whose product MMRTTLLSVYLTIVFLGASTGKKSETGPVVSLKNGKVRGEYMTVKGIEQRVQQYLGIPFARPPVGPLRLAAPQPAEPWEGERDGTRQPHMCIQDPVISQHIVNIMAIEYNLPDVSEDCLYLNVYTPKEAATVKRLPVFFWIHGGGLSMGAASQYDASPLAAYQNMVVVVIQYRLGILGFLSTGDEHAPGNWGFLDQIAALKWVQENIESFGGDPQSVTIAGESAGGISASILTLSPLAKGLFHRAIFQSGVATLGTYTSKEPLVIAKVVANLTECDCTTNEQLVKCIREKTEEDLVNATKKMKIVMGATVDGVFLKDLAEELLKSKAVEKVPVLLGVTNHEFGWILPSSFAPPGWSEGFNRQSAMSIMNVFYPAGASGLNNLIADEYFKDAKTPEDVRDGFTEMLGDLFMVLPVIKVAGYHRDAGAPVYMYEFQHRPEMHKETRPSFVKSDHADDIGFMFGSCFWNGHIKITGTVTEEEEKLCKTMMAYWANFARTGSPNGEELILWPLYDQKEEYMELGLKQVVAQSLKKDKVHFMTVLLPQKLHSLAAAASQGN is encoded by the exons ATGATGAGAACAACACTTCTTAGCGTGTACCTGACTATAGTATTTTTAGGTGCTTCAACAGGTAAGAAATCAG AGACTGGTCCAGTGGTCTCTCTGAAGAATGGCAAAGTTCGAGGCGAGTACATGACTGTGAAAGGCATAGAGCAGAGGGTGCAGCAGTATTTGGGGATACCCTTTGCCCGTCCACCAGTGGGTCCCCTGCGCCTGGCTGCCCCACAACCTGCAGAgccatgggagggagagagagatggcacaCGCCAGCCTCACAT gtgtaTTCAGGATCCAGTTATTTCTCAGCACATAGTAAATATAATGGCCATTGAATACAACCTGCCAGACGTGTCAGAGGATTGTCTTTATCTTAATGTATACACACCTAAAGAGGCAGCAACAGTCAAAAGACTACCG GTGTTCTTTTGGATTCATGGAGGTGGCTTGTCAATGGGTGCAGCATCTCAGTATGATGCATCACCACTAGCAGCCTATCAGAACATGGTCGTAGTTGTCATTCAATATCGTCTTGGAATTTTGGGATTCCTTAG CACTGGAGATGAGCATGCACCAGGCAACTGGGGTTTCCTAGACCAGATTGCAGCTCTGAAGTGGGTCCAGGAGAACATTGAGAGCTTTGGAGGGGACCCACAGTCAGTCACCATCGCAGGGGAATCTGCAGGAGGCATCAGTGCCTCCATACTG ACCCTGTCTCCATTAGCAAAAGGATTATTTCATMGAGCGATTTTCCAAAGTGGAGTGGCAACACTTGGAACTTACACTTCAAAAGAGCCTCTGGTCATAGCTAAG GTAGTGGCTAACCTGACAGAGTGTGACTGCACCACTAACGAGCAGCTTGTCAAGTGTATAAGAGAGAAAACTGAAGAAGATTTAGTGAACGCAACAAAAAAG ATGAAAATCGTTATGGGGGCGACCGTGGATGGAGTGTTTCTGAAAGACCTTGCAGAGGAGCTTTTAAAGAGCAAGGCGGTCGAAAAGGTTCCTGTGCTGCTTGGAGTGACAAACCATGAGTTTGGATGGATCCTCCCCTCG TCCTTTGCTCCACCTGGATGGTCGGAGGGCTTTAACAGGCAATCAGCGATGTCGATAATGAACGTTTTCTATCCTGCTGGG GCCTCCGGACTTAACAATCTCATTGCAGATGAATATTTCAAGGATGCAAAAACTCCTGAAGATGTGCGTGATGGATTCACTGAAATGCTGGGAGATCTGTTCATGGTTCTGCCTGTTATTAAAGTCGCTGGATACCACAGAG ATGCAGGTGCACCTGTGTACATGTATGAGTTTCAACACCGCCCAGAGATGCACAAAGAGACCAGACCAAGCTTTGTAAAGTCTGACCATGCTGATGATATTGGGTTTATGTTTGGATCATGCTTCTGGAATGGACATATAAAGATAACAG GAACAGTCactgaagaggaggagaagcTGTGCAAGACAATGATGGCATATTGGGCCAATTTTGCTCGCACTGG CTCACCAAACGGGGAGGAGCTGATACTGTGGCCCCTGTATGACCAGAAAGAAGAGTACATGGAGTTGGGTTTGAAGCAGGTGGTTGCTCAGAGCCTAAAGAAGGACAAGGTACACTTCATGACTGTCCTCCTCCCTCAGAAGCTCCACAGCCTGGCAGCCGCAGCAAGTCAGGGAAACTGA